In Arthrobacter citreus, a single genomic region encodes these proteins:
- the sdaAB gene encoding L-serine ammonia-lyase, iron-sulfur-dependent, subunit beta, producing the protein MKYKSVFDIIGPIMIGPSSSHTAGAAKIGRVARNLYGKEPKKVLISLYGSFAKTYRGHGTDVALVGGLLDFDTFDERIPESLKIANGNGMSVDFVEEDAVTEHPNTVKITILDDDQPFELVGISIGGGKIEIIELNGFELKLSGNYPAILVVHNDRFGSIAGVTNVLMKYSVNIGHMEVSRKEVGQIALMAIEVDQDLDEKVIQEIESLPHIIRVTKMVD; encoded by the coding sequence ATGAAATATAAAAGTGTTTTTGACATTATTGGTCCAATTATGATTGGTCCATCAAGTTCACATACAGCTGGAGCGGCTAAAATTGGTCGTGTAGCGAGAAATCTTTACGGAAAAGAACCAAAGAAGGTTTTAATTTCATTATATGGTTCTTTTGCTAAAACTTATCGAGGACATGGGACAGATGTTGCACTAGTCGGTGGATTATTAGACTTTGATACATTTGATGAGCGTATTCCAGAGTCATTAAAAATTGCTAATGGAAATGGAATGTCTGTGGATTTCGTTGAGGAAGATGCAGTTACTGAACATCCAAATACAGTAAAAATTACAATACTAGATGACGATCAACCATTTGAATTAGTAGGAATTTCAATTGGTGGTGGAAAAATTGAAATTATTGAGTTGAATGGATTTGAACTTAAGCTTTCGGGGAATTACCCTGCCATACTTGTCGTGCATAATGATCGCTTCGGTTCAATTGCAGGTGTAACAAATGTACTGATGAAGTATTCTGTGAATATTGGGCATATGGAAGTTTCACGTAAAGAAGTAGGACAAATAGCATTGATGGCAATCGAAGTTGACCAAGACTTAGATGAAAAAGTAATTCAAGAAATAGAATCTTTACCACATATCATTCGCGTTACGAAAATGGTTGATTAA
- a CDS encoding ribulose-phosphate 3-epimerase, translating to MVKIAPSILSANFAKLGEEILDVERGGADLIHVDVMDGHFVPNITIGPLIVEAIRPITKLPLDVHLMIEKPDQYIEQFVKAGADIITVHVEACTHLHRTIQNIKSFGIKAGVVLNPATTVSTIEHIIDDIDMVLLMTVNPGFGGQKFIHSVVPKIKQVANLIKERNLSVDIEIDGGVDEHTAILCKEAGATVLVAGSAVYNKENRKEAIEKIRG from the coding sequence ATGGTTAAAATTGCACCGTCAATTCTATCAGCAAATTTTGCTAAATTAGGAGAAGAAATCTTAGATGTAGAACGTGGAGGAGCAGATTTAATTCACGTCGATGTTATGGATGGTCATTTTGTACCTAATATTACGATTGGACCACTAATTGTAGAAGCGATTAGACCAATAACGAAGCTTCCACTTGATGTACACTTAATGATCGAAAAACCTGATCAATACATAGAGCAATTTGTAAAAGCAGGAGCGGATATTATTACTGTTCACGTTGAAGCATGTACTCATTTACACCGTACGATTCAAAATATTAAATCATTCGGTATAAAAGCAGGAGTTGTTCTTAATCCAGCTACGACTGTTTCAACAATTGAACATATTATTGATGATATCGATATGGTCCTTTTAATGACGGTTAATCCTGGCTTTGGAGGACAGAAATTTATTCACTCAGTTGTTCCTAAAATCAAGCAAGTTGCTAATTTGATTAAAGAGCGTAATTTATCTGTTGATATTGAAATAGACGGTGGTGTAGATGAGCATACAGCTATTCTGTGCAAAGAAGCAGGTGCTACAGTTTTAGTTGCTGGCTCAGCTGTATATAATAAAGAAAACAGAAAAGAAGCAATAGAAAAAATTAGAGGTTAA
- a CDS encoding 50S ribosomal protein L28 — MARVCVITGRKSRSGNSRSHAMNASKRTWGANLQKVRILVNGKPKRVYVSARALKSGKIERV; from the coding sequence ATGGCTCGTGTTTGTGTAATCACAGGAAGAAAATCTCGTTCTGGTAACAGTCGCTCTCACGCTATGAATGCTTCAAAACGTACTTGGGGTGCTAACCTTCAAAAAGTTCGTATTTTAGTAAACGGTAAACCAAAGCGCGTTTACGTATCAGCGAGAGCATTAAAATCAGGTAAAATTGAGCGCGTTTAA
- a CDS encoding Asp23/Gls24 family envelope stress response protein: protein MSLEMKTQYGTIEIGTDVIATIAGGAAIDCYGIVGMASKKQIKDGLTEILKKENFTKGVIVRQIGEDVNIDMYIIVSYGTKISEVANNVQNKVKYTLDQTLGLSVDSVNIFVQGVKVANL, encoded by the coding sequence ATGTCATTAGAAATGAAAACGCAATATGGAACAATCGAGATTGGTACAGATGTAATCGCTACAATTGCTGGTGGAGCTGCCATTGATTGTTACGGTATTGTTGGAATGGCTTCTAAGAAACAAATTAAGGATGGTCTTACTGAAATCCTAAAAAAAGAAAACTTTACAAAAGGTGTTATTGTTCGCCAAATTGGTGAAGACGTTAATATCGATATGTACATAATTGTAAGCTATGGTACAAAGATTTCAGAAGTTGCTAATAACGTACAAAATAAAGTGAAGTATACGCTTGATCAAACATTAGGCTTGTCTGTTGACTCAGTCAATATTTTTGTTCAAGGTGTGAAAGTAGCAAACCTGTAA
- the spoVM gene encoding stage V sporulation protein SpoVM, translated as MRFYTIKLPKFLGGLVRAMLSTFKKEG; from the coding sequence ATGAGATTTTATACGATTAAATTACCTAAATTTCTTGGCGGACTTGTTCGCGCCATGCTGAGTACATTTAAAAAAGAAGGATAG
- a CDS encoding thiamine diphosphokinase — translation MIIHIVGAGPKTNTITNLPQNDENSMVIGVDNGAHYIIEEGLIPEAIFGDFDSLIDENLEKIKRLVPNVFIYPPEKDETDLELAIQWAINQNPEKIIIHCVTGKRLDHEFGSITLLIKFMNSEVPIMIVDEYNEIYVINEGTHLINKQKQFKYVSFFSLGTSVENLTLKGFKYPLTNHLLEIGSSLCVSNELVEGVGSISFTKGIALVVRSKD, via the coding sequence TTGATAATACATATAGTTGGTGCAGGACCAAAAACGAATACAATTACAAATCTACCGCAAAATGACGAGAATTCAATGGTAATTGGAGTGGATAATGGAGCCCATTATATAATTGAAGAAGGGCTGATTCCAGAAGCAATATTTGGTGATTTCGATTCTTTAATTGATGAAAATTTAGAAAAGATAAAAAGACTTGTACCAAATGTATTTATTTACCCTCCTGAAAAAGATGAAACAGATCTAGAACTTGCCATTCAATGGGCAATTAATCAAAATCCTGAAAAAATAATCATTCATTGTGTAACCGGTAAACGTTTAGATCACGAATTTGGAAGTATAACTTTATTAATAAAGTTTATGAATTCGGAGGTTCCCATTATGATTGTTGATGAATATAACGAGATATATGTGATAAATGAAGGAACGCATCTAATTAATAAACAGAAACAGTTTAAATATGTATCATTTTTTTCATTAGGTACTTCAGTAGAAAATTTAACGCTAAAAGGCTTTAAATACCCCCTTACTAATCATTTATTGGAAATTGGTTCATCGTTATGTGTGAGCAATGAGTTAGTGGAGGGTGTAGGGTCTATTTCCTTTACAAAAGGCATAGCTTTAGTAGTGAGGAGCAAAGATTAA
- the sdaAA gene encoding L-serine ammonia-lyase, iron-sulfur-dependent, subunit alpha yields the protein MFKNVAELVELAESKNVKVSEIMIQQEMLFTGRSREEIIAKMDQNLVVMEKAVERGLAGVHSPTGLTGGDAVLLQNYIAKGNSLSGTLLLDAVSKAVATNEVNAAMGTICATPTAGSAGVVPGTLFAVKNKLNPTRMQMIEFLFASGAFGFVVANNASISGAAGGCQAEVGSASGMAAAAIVEMAGGSPSQSAQAFAITLKNMLGLVCDPVAGLVEVPCVKRNAMGAANAMVAADMALAGITSRIPCDEVIDAMYRIGQTMPSALRETAEGGLAATPTGRELEAKIFGVSLKK from the coding sequence ATGTTTAAAAATGTTGCAGAATTAGTAGAATTAGCTGAATCAAAAAATGTAAAAGTTTCAGAAATAATGATCCAACAAGAGATGCTTTTTACTGGGAGAAGTCGTGAAGAAATTATCGCGAAAATGGATCAAAACCTTGTAGTTATGGAAAAGGCAGTTGAAAGAGGGTTAGCAGGTGTTCATTCGCCAACAGGATTAACTGGTGGAGATGCTGTATTACTTCAAAATTATATTGCCAAAGGAAATTCCCTTTCGGGTACTCTACTTTTAGATGCCGTAAGTAAAGCAGTTGCGACAAATGAAGTAAATGCTGCAATGGGTACAATTTGTGCGACTCCTACAGCAGGGTCTGCTGGGGTAGTGCCAGGTACACTTTTTGCAGTAAAAAATAAATTAAACCCTACTCGAATGCAAATGATCGAATTCTTATTTGCCTCTGGAGCATTCGGTTTTGTTGTAGCTAATAATGCGTCTATTTCAGGTGCTGCAGGTGGTTGTCAAGCCGAAGTAGGCTCTGCTAGTGGTATGGCTGCAGCAGCGATTGTAGAAATGGCTGGAGGCTCTCCAAGTCAAAGTGCTCAAGCATTTGCTATTACATTAAAGAATATGCTTGGTTTAGTTTGTGACCCAGTTGCAGGGTTAGTAGAGGTTCCTTGCGTTAAGCGAAATGCAATGGGTGCTGCAAATGCAATGGTAGCTGCAGATATGGCTTTAGCTGGTATTACAAGTCGTATTCCATGCGATGAAGTAATTGATGCTATGTATCGAATTGGACAAACAATGCCATCTGCTCTAAGAGAAACTGCAGAAGGAGGACTAGCGGCAACGCCAACAGGACGAGAATTAGAAGCAAAGATATTTGGTGTTTCGCTAAAAAAATAG
- a CDS encoding DAK2 domain-containing protein: MSIKRIDGKLFADMVIQGANNLTKNVKFVDSLNVFPVPDGDTGTNMNLSITSGSKEVKEKPNHHVGKVGQSFAKGLLMGARGNSGVILSQLFRGFSKSIEAKDTISTADFAQALEAGVETAYKAVMKPIEGTILTVARETAKKAVVIAKTHEEFIPFLEETIVEAKASLNRTPDLLPVLKQVGVVDSGGQGLVLVYEGFLASLKGEEISLEGAEVTLSLEELVEAEHRNVQSMLNTEDIVYGYCTEFMVRFEKDKLKKQPFDIDTFRKELSAWGDSLLVVADDEIVKVHIHAEYPGEVFNLGQRFGSFLKLKAENMREQHTSLLHEEVSNESPSKNESIQTTEQQEFGVVTVAMGSGIKALFESIGATVVIEGGQTMNPSTEDIVKAIEQCNAKNVIVLPNNGNIVMAAEQAASVAECNVAVVTSKSVPQGMTALLSFNPTASLDENKVGMQEALKTVKTGQITYAVRDTEIDGVEITKDHFMGILESKIVTTDANQFEAAKKLLQDMIDEESEILTILYGQDVSEEEISKLVEFAEESFDHLEIEVHNGNQPLYSYIFSIE, translated from the coding sequence GTGTCGATAAAACGTATTGACGGTAAATTATTTGCAGATATGGTTATTCAAGGTGCAAATAACTTAACGAAAAATGTAAAATTTGTAGATTCATTAAATGTATTTCCTGTACCTGATGGTGACACTGGAACAAATATGAATCTTTCGATTACTTCTGGTTCAAAAGAAGTAAAAGAAAAACCGAATCATCATGTAGGAAAAGTTGGACAAAGCTTTGCAAAAGGCTTACTAATGGGAGCGCGTGGAAATTCTGGTGTTATCCTGTCTCAATTATTTAGAGGTTTTTCTAAATCAATCGAAGCTAAGGATACAATTTCAACAGCTGATTTTGCGCAAGCTTTAGAAGCGGGTGTAGAGACTGCTTATAAGGCTGTTATGAAGCCTATTGAAGGTACAATCTTAACAGTTGCAAGAGAAACGGCTAAAAAAGCGGTTGTAATTGCTAAAACACATGAAGAGTTTATTCCATTTCTTGAGGAAACAATTGTTGAAGCAAAAGCATCATTAAATCGTACTCCAGATTTATTACCTGTATTAAAACAAGTTGGTGTAGTTGATAGTGGTGGTCAAGGTTTAGTCCTTGTATATGAAGGGTTCTTAGCATCTTTAAAAGGTGAAGAAATTTCTTTAGAAGGTGCTGAAGTGACACTTTCACTAGAGGAACTTGTGGAAGCAGAACATCGTAATGTACAAAGTATGTTAAATACTGAGGACATTGTCTATGGCTACTGTACTGAATTTATGGTGCGTTTTGAAAAAGATAAATTAAAAAAACAACCGTTTGACATTGATACTTTCCGTAAAGAGTTAAGTGCATGGGGTGATTCGCTATTAGTAGTTGCGGATGATGAAATTGTAAAAGTTCATATTCACGCTGAATACCCTGGTGAAGTTTTTAATTTAGGTCAACGATTTGGAAGCTTTTTGAAATTAAAAGCAGAGAATATGCGCGAACAACATACTAGCTTACTACATGAAGAGGTTTCAAATGAGTCTCCTTCTAAAAATGAGTCTATCCAAACTACTGAGCAACAAGAATTTGGGGTTGTAACTGTAGCAATGGGTTCAGGCATTAAAGCATTATTTGAAAGCATTGGAGCAACTGTTGTGATCGAGGGCGGTCAAACAATGAACCCAAGTACAGAAGATATTGTAAAAGCGATCGAACAGTGTAATGCCAAAAACGTCATTGTCCTTCCTAATAACGGGAATATAGTGATGGCTGCTGAACAAGCTGCGTCAGTCGCAGAATGTAATGTAGCTGTTGTGACGAGTAAATCAGTGCCTCAAGGAATGACTGCATTATTATCATTTAATCCAACAGCATCATTAGATGAAAATAAAGTTGGGATGCAAGAAGCATTAAAAACAGTTAAAACAGGTCAAATAACATATGCTGTTAGAGATACTGAAATTGATGGTGTGGAAATAACGAAGGATCATTTCATGGGGATTCTTGAAAGTAAAATTGTAACAACTGACGCGAATCAATTTGAGGCTGCAAAGAAATTATTGCAAGATATGATTGATGAAGAGTCTGAAATATTAACGATTTTATACGGTCAAGATGTTTCTGAAGAAGAAATTTCAAAATTAGTTGAATTTGCTGAAGAAAGCTTTGATCATTTAGAAATCGAAGTTCATAATGGAAATCAACCATTGTATTCATATATTTTTTCAATCGAATAA
- the rsgA gene encoding ribosome small subunit-dependent GTPase A: protein MPEGKIVKALSGFYYVETNDTIIQCRGRGNFRNKKITPLVGDEVEYHLEKSGEGYLLEIKERKNELVRPPIANVDQAILVFSAVEPDFSPILLDRFLVLIEFNEIKPLIVITKIDLCSETQLKLVYEYVSYYRQIGYEVCLTSSKTEEGLEKVLPHMSNKISVFAGQSGVGKSTLLNAINPELDLKTGIISTHLGRGKHTTRHVELIKIGEGLVADTPGFSSLDFLGIEAEDLSYCFVEMREKSQECKFRGCTHLKEPKCAVKAAVESGEISSKRYDHYVSFMEEIRDRKPRY, encoded by the coding sequence ATGCCAGAAGGCAAAATTGTAAAAGCATTGAGTGGGTTCTATTATGTCGAAACAAATGATACTATCATTCAATGTCGTGGTAGAGGGAATTTTCGCAATAAGAAAATCACACCATTAGTTGGAGATGAAGTAGAATACCATTTAGAAAAGAGTGGAGAAGGCTATCTATTAGAAATAAAAGAGAGAAAAAATGAACTTGTTCGACCTCCGATTGCAAATGTTGATCAAGCCATTTTAGTCTTTTCAGCGGTAGAGCCCGATTTTTCTCCAATATTATTAGATCGATTTCTCGTTTTAATTGAATTTAATGAAATCAAACCGTTAATTGTTATAACGAAAATCGATTTATGTTCAGAAACACAATTAAAATTAGTCTATGAATATGTTTCTTATTATCGCCAAATTGGTTATGAAGTATGTTTAACTTCTTCAAAAACTGAGGAAGGTTTAGAAAAAGTACTACCTCATATGTCAAATAAAATTTCGGTCTTTGCAGGTCAATCAGGCGTTGGTAAGTCGACTTTACTAAATGCGATTAATCCAGAATTAGATCTAAAAACAGGCATAATCTCGACGCATTTAGGACGTGGTAAACATACTACTAGACATGTTGAATTAATTAAAATCGGTGAAGGATTAGTTGCCGATACACCTGGTTTTAGTTCATTAGATTTTCTGGGAATTGAAGCTGAAGATTTATCTTATTGCTTTGTTGAAATGCGAGAAAAAAGTCAAGAATGTAAATTTAGAGGTTGTACCCACTTAAAAGAACCTAAATGTGCTGTAAAAGCTGCAGTTGAAAGTGGGGAAATTTCTTCTAAGAGATATGACCATTACGTGTCGTTCATGGAAGAAATAAGAGACAGAAAGCCGAGGTATTAG